One region of Rhodohalobacter mucosus genomic DNA includes:
- a CDS encoding DUF4837 family protein, with the protein MKKALFLIPVLGAFILASCESDYRPASIGSMDEIIVVMDSTSWDSETALAIEETFGAPIRTIPYPIEPKYKLTYRDFRTNDQLDRIQEFKNIIFAAPIDSENNIASFIRAILSDDVENRVRSGDSFAFPLEDQWMRDQWTLILSSTSDQELAEKIRNADQSLVGHLESRSIDRRTAEVYRRGEQTDLNEMLWDNYGWQVRMQHDYIPVIDTTDAVVFARYLPDNNRRMWAWWADEISDFSVVDQEWINTKRDSLMQIYMQGERDSSYVTTDYRRPIEMTAVERDDRIVGYETMGMWQMVGNFMGGPFVNFTYFDPETERLFMVEYWQFAPGVNKRRFIRQFQAMGRTFEADSTWNTNQQDEQPVANAISVRD; encoded by the coding sequence ATGAAAAAAGCACTGTTTTTAATTCCTGTATTGGGGGCTTTTATTCTGGCTTCCTGTGAGAGTGATTACCGTCCGGCCTCTATAGGCAGCATGGATGAGATCATTGTTGTGATGGATTCCACTTCATGGGACAGCGAAACTGCTCTGGCGATTGAAGAAACATTTGGTGCTCCAATCCGCACAATACCCTATCCGATAGAACCGAAGTACAAACTCACCTACAGGGATTTTCGAACCAACGATCAGCTGGACAGGATCCAAGAGTTTAAGAACATCATTTTTGCAGCACCTATCGATTCAGAAAACAATATAGCCAGCTTTATCCGGGCTATACTGAGTGATGATGTGGAAAACCGTGTGCGTTCCGGCGACAGTTTCGCTTTTCCGCTGGAGGATCAGTGGATGAGGGATCAATGGACGTTAATACTCAGCTCAACCAGCGATCAGGAACTGGCGGAGAAAATAAGAAATGCGGACCAGTCCCTGGTCGGCCATCTGGAGTCAAGAAGCATCGACCGGCGCACAGCTGAAGTGTACAGAAGGGGAGAACAAACCGATCTGAATGAAATGCTTTGGGATAATTACGGATGGCAGGTAAGAATGCAGCACGATTACATCCCCGTAATTGACACAACGGATGCGGTTGTATTTGCAAGGTATCTGCCGGATAACAACAGAAGAATGTGGGCCTGGTGGGCCGATGAGATCAGTGATTTTTCCGTGGTTGATCAGGAATGGATCAACACAAAGCGTGATTCGCTGATGCAAATATATATGCAGGGAGAAAGAGACAGTTCGTACGTAACCACAGACTATCGCCGGCCAATTGAAATGACGGCCGTGGAGAGGGACGATCGAATTGTGGGATATGAAACGATGGGCATGTGGCAAATGGTAGGCAATTTTATGGGAGGCCCGTTTGTGAACTTCACCTACTTTGACCCCGAAACAGAGCGGCTGTTTATGGTAGAGTACTGGCAGTTTGCTCCCGGAGTAAACAAGCGCCGGTTCATTCGTCAGTTCCAGGCAATGGGACGGACCTTTGAGGCTGACTCAACCTGGAATACAAATCAACAGGATGAACAACCCGTCGCAAATGCAATATCGGTAAGAGACTAA
- a CDS encoding phosphoribosylaminoimidazolesuccinocarboxamide synthase yields MAEMQEALENCIESTHASTPIRPYRGKVRDVYRLQEDILGIVVTDRISAFDHIMKQPIPFKGQILNRLSEFSFDKVRDIVPVHIIDVPHPNVTIARNCDLIPIEVVVRGYLTGHAWRTYKSGKRELCGVTLPPGMKEHEKFNEPILTPATKATEGHDEDIAEEEILERGIVEPELWSQIRNTAFRLFERGTRVAAEQGLILVDTKYEFGLYKGELTLIDEVHTSDSSRYFYADGYERRLEEGKPQKQLSKEFLREWLMEHGFQGLEGQTLPDLPDSFRWSIYQRYAELFSTLTGSPFTPVPVSDFDTTLDGIFKAYLENQK; encoded by the coding sequence ATGGCAGAAATGCAGGAAGCTCTGGAGAATTGCATTGAATCAACCCATGCCTCCACTCCAATACGGCCCTATCGCGGTAAAGTAAGAGACGTTTACCGGCTGCAGGAGGATATTCTTGGAATTGTGGTCACAGACAGGATCTCGGCTTTTGACCACATCATGAAGCAGCCCATCCCCTTTAAAGGGCAGATATTGAACAGGCTCTCAGAATTCTCTTTTGATAAGGTACGCGATATTGTTCCTGTACATATTATTGACGTACCGCATCCCAACGTGACGATTGCCAGGAATTGTGACCTGATACCCATCGAAGTTGTGGTTAGGGGGTATCTCACGGGCCACGCATGGCGCACCTACAAATCAGGTAAAAGAGAACTCTGCGGTGTAACGCTGCCTCCGGGGATGAAAGAACATGAAAAATTCAATGAGCCTATTCTCACACCCGCAACCAAGGCAACCGAAGGCCATGATGAGGATATCGCGGAAGAGGAAATACTTGAGAGAGGAATCGTTGAACCGGAACTCTGGAGCCAGATACGCAACACCGCATTCAGGCTTTTTGAAAGAGGTACCCGCGTAGCCGCCGAACAGGGGTTGATTCTGGTGGATACCAAGTATGAATTCGGGCTCTACAAAGGTGAACTTACGCTGATTGACGAGGTTCATACCTCCGACTCTTCAAGGTACTTCTATGCTGACGGATATGAACGCAGACTGGAGGAGGGCAAACCCCAAAAACAGTTATCGAAAGAGTTTCTCAGAGAATGGCTTATGGAACACGGTTTTCAGGGCCTTGAAGGCCAAACACTGCCCGACCTGCCGGATTCGTTCCGATGGAGTATTTATCAGCGCTATGCGGAACTGTTCTCTACCTTAACGGGGTCGCCTTTTACGCCGGTTCCGGTCAGTGACTTTGATACAACGCTTGACGGGATTTTCAAGGCATATCTGGAGAATCAAAAGTAA
- a CDS encoding LacI family DNA-binding transcriptional regulator — MKAKNKKITIYQVANRAGVAISTVSRVLNNSPNVSKKTKDKVNEVIAELNFRPQVSARKLASREPQMLAIAVPSFTTPYYNEVLKGVKDEIAEMDLDIVIYNTGSKNPKEGIENFFNRGTADTIITISIDIDDDIHKQLDSSGVPIVLIGSSHPNYDYFELNNLKGGFMAGEHLIKQGYKRLGLVEPAIKTKASHNRKIGFLDAMKEFKMPVEEKFILSGDSTKHAGFTEEAGFEAIYKYDKLGDFPDAIFCSNDTQAIGAYHALNKLGIRVPDDIGLMGYDNIKFTKYLDLTTIDQKMYSVGVMATKRLAEIIRHPSDEKVQTTIDPVLVVRNSTNNPKKS; from the coding sequence ATGAAAGCTAAAAATAAAAAAATTACCATTTACCAGGTAGCCAACAGAGCCGGGGTAGCTATATCCACCGTTTCCAGGGTTCTGAATAATTCACCGAACGTATCAAAAAAGACCAAGGATAAGGTTAATGAAGTTATTGCTGAGCTGAATTTTCGTCCGCAGGTGAGTGCGCGAAAACTTGCCAGCCGCGAACCTCAGATGCTGGCAATAGCCGTTCCATCATTTACGACACCCTACTACAATGAGGTTCTTAAGGGGGTAAAGGATGAGATTGCGGAAATGGACTTGGATATTGTGATCTACAACACAGGCTCCAAAAACCCCAAGGAAGGAATTGAAAACTTTTTTAACCGGGGAACGGCCGATACCATTATCACCATCAGCATTGACATTGATGATGATATCCACAAGCAGCTTGACTCCTCCGGTGTACCGATTGTACTGATTGGCAGTTCACATCCCAACTACGACTATTTCGAACTCAATAACCTGAAGGGCGGATTTATGGCCGGGGAGCACCTGATTAAACAGGGATATAAGCGTCTCGGCCTGGTTGAACCTGCCATTAAAACAAAAGCATCGCATAACCGGAAAATTGGATTTCTGGATGCCATGAAAGAGTTCAAAATGCCGGTTGAAGAGAAATTTATTCTATCGGGCGACAGCACCAAACATGCAGGATTTACGGAAGAGGCCGGATTTGAAGCCATCTACAAATATGACAAGCTTGGTGATTTTCCGGATGCCATATTCTGTTCAAATGACACGCAGGCCATTGGTGCCTATCACGCTCTAAATAAACTTGGCATCAGGGTTCCGGATGATATCGGCCTGATGGGTTACGACAATATCAAGTTTACAAAATACCTGGATCTAACCACCATTGATCAAAAAATGTACTCCGTAGGCGTGATGGCCACCAAACGCCTGGCTGAAATTATCCGCCATCCATCCGACGAAAAAGTACAGACAACTATCGACCCGGTTCTCGTGGTTCGAAATTCAACGAACAACCCTAAAAAATCATAA
- a CDS encoding phytoene/squalene synthase family protein, whose protein sequence is MTSLLKLPITMIRPIYEKTSFHRSVITELEDENLMQAYAHCRAITRHHAKTFYMATRFLPNHKQRSIFAIYGLCRYLDDLVDESEDLINHKKISHLEVEEKLDRFRTRLINTYRGFEQDDPILTAFSDTLNTYKISIDLPLLLMEGVMSDLSKKRYNTFSELYDYSYKVASVVGLMTSEVFGYTDSKALDHAVDLGVAMQLTNILRDVGEDLKRDRIYLPAEDLKRFGITERDLFSGKLSPEFIKMMEFQIERARTYYDSADLGIPMLNRDSRMPVCLARENYCRILSKIEENNYNVFDRRAYLNSTEKLSIVPRVMIKLRSA, encoded by the coding sequence ATGACAAGCCTGCTTAAACTCCCGATAACCATGATCCGGCCGATCTACGAAAAGACCAGCTTCCACCGGTCTGTTATCACTGAACTCGAAGATGAAAACCTGATGCAGGCCTATGCGCACTGCCGCGCCATCACCCGGCATCATGCCAAGACGTTTTATATGGCAACGCGTTTTCTCCCCAACCACAAGCAGCGCAGTATTTTCGCAATTTACGGACTTTGCAGATATCTTGACGATCTGGTTGACGAAAGCGAAGACCTGATTAATCACAAAAAAATCAGTCACCTCGAAGTGGAGGAGAAGCTGGACCGATTCCGCACCCGCCTTATCAATACGTATCGCGGGTTTGAGCAGGACGATCCTATCCTGACTGCATTCTCAGACACTCTCAATACGTATAAAATTTCCATAGATCTGCCGCTGCTTCTGATGGAGGGCGTGATGTCGGATCTTTCAAAAAAACGATACAACACATTTTCAGAACTCTACGACTACTCCTATAAGGTTGCATCCGTTGTGGGGCTGATGACGAGTGAGGTTTTTGGCTATACGGATAGTAAGGCACTGGATCACGCTGTTGACCTGGGCGTGGCCATGCAGCTCACCAACATACTTCGCGACGTTGGTGAAGATTTAAAACGAGACAGAATTTATCTGCCCGCGGAGGATTTAAAGCGGTTTGGGATTACGGAAAGGGACCTGTTTTCCGGAAAATTATCACCTGAATTTATAAAAATGATGGAATTTCAGATTGAACGGGCACGTACGTATTACGACAGTGCTGATCTGGGGATTCCAATGCTGAATCGGGACAGCCGCATGCCCGTTTGTCTTGCACGCGAAAATTATTGCCGCATTCTCTCAAAGATTGAAGAAAACAATTACAATGTATTCGACAGGAGGGCATACCTTAACTCCACTGAAAAGCTCTCGATTGTACCCCGGGTAATGATCAAGCTTCGGTCTGCTTGA
- a CDS encoding alpha/beta hydrolase-fold protein, protein MQREYIKWKSPSLGRDMEMLIFGKGGTPVLVFPTDHGRFYEWEDQGTVDVFSEQIEHGYNQFFFVDSVASESFLNKDVDPYTRLMREEQYELYIIDEVLPYINDENNNPFVIAAGAELGAYQSLRLALKNPELFDKVISISGYYDINLFLDGFKDDNSYYNNPVEFIPNLNDDAILKSISSLDLRLISYLNDSHKTETLKMSDILWMKFLQHDITVWKEETSNPWALYPIMLRENLI, encoded by the coding sequence ATGCAGCGCGAATACATCAAATGGAAAAGCCCCAGCCTGGGCAGGGATATGGAAATGCTGATTTTCGGTAAGGGAGGAACGCCCGTACTAGTATTTCCAACAGATCACGGCCGTTTTTATGAATGGGAAGATCAGGGTACGGTCGACGTTTTCTCCGAACAGATTGAACATGGATACAACCAGTTTTTTTTCGTCGATTCGGTTGCGTCTGAAAGCTTCCTGAACAAAGACGTGGATCCGTATACCCGTTTAATGAGAGAAGAGCAGTACGAACTGTACATTATTGATGAGGTTCTGCCCTATATCAATGATGAGAACAATAATCCATTTGTGATTGCCGCAGGGGCGGAACTTGGTGCCTATCAGTCGCTTCGTCTTGCCCTGAAAAACCCGGAGCTTTTCGACAAGGTCATATCCATTTCAGGCTACTATGATATCAACCTTTTTCTGGATGGATTTAAAGACGATAACAGCTACTATAATAATCCAGTCGAGTTTATCCCGAATTTGAACGATGATGCGATTCTCAAGTCAATTTCATCTTTAGATCTCAGATTAATCAGTTATCTTAATGATTCACACAAGACCGAAACATTGAAGATGAGTGATATTCTGTGGATGAAGTTTCTTCAGCACGATATAACCGTATGGAAAGAAGAGACATCCAACCCATGGGCACTCTATCCGATAATGCTCAGAGAAAATCTGATTTAA
- the accC gene encoding acetyl-CoA carboxylase biotin carboxylase subunit: protein MAEIKKVLIANRGEIALRVIRSCKEKNISTVAVYSEPDSQSPHVLAADESVLIGKAASSESYLVMEKVIEAAKRTGADAIHPGYGFLSENAAFAEMCGKSGLIFIGPKPYAIEVMGDKTRARELMANAGVPYPPGTESAMTDIDEAMEIADDIGYPILVKAAAGGGGKGMRIVSDKSDFVSSVKSAKSEAKNAFGDDRVYIEKYLEEPRHIEFQILADSHGNVVHLFERECSIQRRHQKVIEEAPSCVLTPQLREEMGKAAVEAARSCKYEGAGTVEFMVDKHLNYYFLEMNTRLQVEHPVTELITGLDLVSLQIDIAEGKELPFSQSDLSINGHAVECRIYAEDPENNFLPSTGLLSRHRIPAGPGIRVDAGVEEGQPVTINYDPMISKLCAHAENREAAIQRMLRALGEYEISGVRTTIPFCTFTLNHPAFREGDFDTHFVPDHFTGLPVSEEREYALAAIIAPLIQSDDAGLHRESSNSRTLPADDRTNWWVKRRV from the coding sequence ATGGCTGAAATTAAGAAAGTGTTGATCGCGAACAGGGGTGAAATCGCCCTGCGCGTGATCCGATCATGCAAAGAAAAAAATATCTCAACCGTAGCTGTCTATTCCGAGCCGGACTCTCAGTCCCCGCATGTTCTGGCTGCCGATGAATCTGTGTTAATTGGTAAGGCTGCCTCTTCAGAAAGCTACCTCGTAATGGAAAAAGTGATCGAAGCGGCAAAACGGACAGGTGCCGACGCTATTCATCCGGGATACGGTTTTTTAAGTGAAAATGCCGCATTTGCCGAAATGTGCGGTAAATCGGGTCTGATTTTTATCGGCCCGAAACCCTATGCAATTGAAGTGATGGGTGATAAAACCCGTGCAAGGGAACTGATGGCAAACGCAGGTGTTCCGTATCCTCCCGGAACCGAATCCGCTATGACCGATATTGATGAAGCCATGGAGATCGCTGACGATATTGGCTATCCGATTCTGGTAAAAGCGGCGGCAGGCGGCGGCGGTAAAGGAATGAGAATTGTTTCGGACAAGAGTGATTTTGTGAGCAGCGTCAAATCAGCAAAATCCGAGGCGAAAAATGCATTTGGCGATGACCGAGTTTACATTGAAAAATATCTGGAGGAACCGCGGCATATTGAGTTCCAGATTCTGGCCGACAGCCACGGTAATGTTGTGCACCTGTTCGAACGTGAATGTTCCATACAGCGGCGTCATCAAAAAGTAATTGAAGAGGCCCCGTCCTGCGTTCTCACCCCGCAACTCAGGGAGGAGATGGGCAAGGCAGCCGTGGAAGCTGCAAGGTCGTGTAAATACGAAGGCGCAGGAACGGTTGAGTTCATGGTGGATAAACACCTGAACTATTACTTCCTGGAAATGAACACAAGGCTGCAGGTTGAGCACCCCGTAACCGAATTGATTACAGGACTCGACCTGGTATCGCTTCAGATAGATATCGCGGAGGGCAAAGAGCTTCCGTTCAGCCAGTCAGACCTTTCCATAAACGGACACGCCGTTGAGTGCAGGATTTATGCTGAGGACCCAGAAAACAATTTTCTGCCGAGTACGGGTCTGCTCAGCCGCCATCGCATACCGGCAGGGCCCGGAATCAGGGTGGATGCCGGTGTTGAGGAAGGTCAGCCCGTAACCATCAATTACGACCCGATGATATCGAAGCTTTGCGCCCATGCAGAGAACCGTGAGGCAGCCATTCAACGTATGCTGAGGGCCCTCGGGGAGTATGAAATTTCCGGTGTCAGGACTACCATACCATTCTGTACGTTTACGCTGAATCATCCCGCATTCCGAGAAGGAGATTTTGATACGCATTTTGTGCCGGACCACTTCACCGGACTGCCCGTTTCGGAAGAAAGAGAATACGCTCTTGCCGCAATTATAGCTCCGCTGATTCAATCGGATGATGCCGGCTTGCACCGGGAAAGCTCAAATTCCCGCACATTGCCGGCTGATGACCGGACCAATTGGTGGGTGAAAAGGAGAGTCTGA
- the murQ gene encoding N-acetylmuramic acid 6-phosphate etherase has product MKSDQALFKQLQNLLTEQQNPESEKIDLADARTIVGIINNEDKKVAFAVEERLDVIARAIDAIADGLGKGGRLLYFGAGTSGRLGVLDAAECPPTFGTDPETVQGFIAGGKEAMFVAQEGAEDSEAFGAEEVQRQNVSSKDIVAGLAASGRTPYVHGAVNEAKRLGAVTIFLTTVSADQVEIDADYMIDVPVGPEVIMGSTRMKSATAQKMVLNMLTTGTMIRLGKVFRNVMVDLQLTNKKLEERAKRIVMMLAGIDYDEATDYLNKADHHVKTALLMALTGLGKEGAEIKLREHNGFIRSALKEYQK; this is encoded by the coding sequence GTGAAATCTGATCAGGCGTTGTTCAAACAGCTGCAGAACCTGCTTACAGAACAGCAAAACCCGGAGAGCGAAAAGATCGACCTGGCTGATGCAAGAACAATCGTCGGGATAATCAACAACGAAGACAAAAAGGTCGCTTTCGCGGTTGAAGAAAGGCTCGACGTGATCGCACGCGCAATTGATGCGATTGCTGATGGGCTGGGTAAAGGAGGAAGGCTTCTCTATTTTGGTGCGGGTACCAGCGGAAGACTGGGTGTGCTCGATGCTGCAGAGTGTCCGCCTACATTTGGCACGGATCCGGAAACGGTGCAGGGGTTCATTGCCGGCGGAAAGGAAGCGATGTTCGTAGCGCAGGAAGGGGCTGAAGACAGCGAGGCCTTTGGTGCGGAAGAGGTACAGCGGCAAAACGTGTCGTCGAAAGATATTGTAGCGGGACTGGCAGCCAGCGGACGCACACCCTATGTTCATGGCGCGGTAAACGAAGCAAAAAGGCTGGGTGCAGTAACTATCTTTCTGACAACCGTTTCCGCAGATCAGGTAGAAATTGATGCAGATTATATGATTGATGTTCCGGTAGGCCCTGAAGTAATTATGGGAAGCACCCGGATGAAGAGCGCCACCGCTCAGAAAATGGTGCTGAATATGCTGACAACCGGTACAATGATCCGGCTGGGAAAAGTATTCCGGAACGTAATGGTAGATCTTCAGCTCACCAATAAAAAGCTTGAAGAGAGGGCAAAACGAATTGTAATGATGCTGGCAGGCATTGATTATGATGAGGCTACAGACTATCTGAATAAAGCAGATCATCATGTAAAAACGGCCCTTTTAATGGCTCTGACAGGCCTCGGCAAGGAAGGTGCAGAAATCAAGCTTCGCGAACATAATGGCTTTATCCGCAGTGCGTTAAAAGAATATCAGAAATAA
- the pncA gene encoding bifunctional nicotinamidase/pyrazinamidase translates to MTQKEKKALLVIDVQNDFCPGGALAVPDGDEVVPVINQLIDTFDIVIQTQDWHPEGHHSFASSHEGKEPYDTVEMDYGTQVLWPDHCVQGSEGAQFHPELNTLKTQVIIRKGFRKAIDSYSTFYENDQETTTGLTGYLKERGITSLYAVGLATDFCVKWSVLDGIDEGFKMNVVTDAVRGIDLDGSIDEAWEGMKSKGAIFVGSEELLP, encoded by the coding sequence ATGACTCAAAAAGAGAAGAAAGCACTACTCGTAATTGATGTTCAAAATGATTTTTGTCCTGGAGGGGCCCTTGCCGTTCCCGATGGTGACGAAGTTGTTCCGGTGATTAATCAGCTTATCGACACCTTTGATATTGTAATACAAACGCAGGACTGGCACCCGGAGGGCCACCACTCGTTTGCATCATCGCACGAGGGTAAAGAACCGTATGATACGGTTGAAATGGACTACGGCACTCAGGTACTCTGGCCTGACCACTGTGTACAGGGTTCTGAAGGTGCTCAATTTCATCCTGAACTGAATACCCTCAAAACACAGGTGATTATCCGGAAAGGATTCCGAAAAGCGATTGACTCCTACTCTACCTTTTATGAAAATGACCAGGAAACGACCACCGGCCTCACAGGATACCTGAAAGAGCGGGGTATAACCTCCCTCTATGCCGTGGGGCTTGCAACCGATTTCTGCGTGAAATGGTCGGTGCTCGACGGCATTGACGAGGGCTTCAAAATGAATGTGGTGACGGATGCAGTACGCGGAATAGACCTGGACGGTTCAATTGATGAAGCATGGGAGGGCATGAAGAGCAAGGGTGCGATTTTTGTCGGGTCCGAAGAGCTGCTGCCGTAG
- a CDS encoding nicotinate phosphoribosyltransferase — protein sequence MYIDNPATYTDYYELTMAQGYYLAGMHKKRASFDYFFRKIPFEGGYVVFAGLQELINTLQHLTFSQSETEYLRREKFSDEFISYLENFSFKGNIYSVREGEIIFPGEPILRVEGNLLETQLIETILLNILNFQSLIATKASRIKVAAGEQSVVLDFGLRRSQGLGGIHATRAAMIGGFDGTSNVYSARRFDIPAGGTMAHSWVQSFDDELTAFRTYAKYYPDDTVLLVDTYDTLQSGVPNAIRVAKELQEKGYSLKAIRLDSGDLAYFSRKARNMLDQAGFHDVKIAASNQLDERVITSLRTQDAPIDIFGVGTKLVTGHPSPALDGVYKLSSFGGEPKLKISENIEKITLPGKKKIFRYLNEDGTFYGDAILLQDEKVIERMHHPTFPAQKSDVRRRRHEEIMLPVIEKGNILTPELTIEAISAYRKERLDKLQREFKRLEFPHIYKVGISSSVMEIRDVLMKVHKT from the coding sequence ATGTACATAGACAATCCGGCTACCTACACCGACTATTATGAGCTCACTATGGCTCAGGGATATTATCTGGCCGGAATGCATAAAAAAAGAGCCAGTTTTGATTATTTCTTCAGAAAAATACCATTTGAAGGCGGATATGTAGTATTTGCAGGCCTCCAGGAGCTGATCAACACCCTGCAGCATCTTACATTCAGCCAATCCGAGACAGAATACCTTCGCCGTGAGAAGTTTTCCGATGAATTTATCAGCTACCTTGAAAATTTCAGCTTCAAGGGCAACATCTACTCCGTAAGGGAAGGCGAAATTATCTTTCCGGGCGAACCCATCCTGAGAGTTGAGGGCAATTTACTGGAGACGCAGCTCATTGAGACGATACTGCTCAATATTTTGAATTTTCAGTCCCTTATAGCCACAAAAGCCTCCCGAATCAAGGTGGCTGCGGGGGAACAATCCGTAGTGCTGGATTTCGGGTTGAGAAGGTCTCAGGGACTGGGAGGTATTCATGCCACGCGGGCTGCCATGATCGGCGGGTTCGACGGTACGTCTAACGTATATTCTGCAAGACGTTTTGATATACCCGCGGGCGGTACCATGGCACACTCCTGGGTTCAATCCTTTGATGATGAACTGACTGCTTTCCGGACCTACGCCAAATATTATCCGGATGATACCGTATTGCTGGTTGATACCTACGATACTCTGCAAAGCGGAGTGCCAAACGCCATCCGTGTAGCAAAGGAACTGCAGGAAAAAGGGTATTCACTGAAAGCGATCCGCCTCGACAGCGGCGACCTGGCCTACTTCTCAAGAAAGGCGCGCAATATGCTGGATCAGGCCGGCTTTCATGACGTGAAAATTGCCGCTTCCAACCAGCTCGATGAAAGGGTGATCACAAGTCTGCGAACGCAGGACGCTCCCATTGACATATTTGGAGTGGGAACCAAACTGGTTACGGGGCACCCGTCTCCTGCTCTTGACGGCGTTTACAAACTAAGTTCATTCGGCGGTGAACCCAAGCTCAAGATTTCCGAGAACATTGAAAAAATCACGCTGCCCGGAAAAAAGAAAATATTCCGTTATCTCAATGAGGATGGCACCTTTTACGGCGACGCCATACTGTTGCAGGATGAAAAAGTGATTGAGCGAATGCATCATCCCACATTTCCGGCTCAAAAGAGTGACGTCAGGCGAAGAAGGCACGAAGAGATCATGCTTCCTGTTATAGAAAAAGGAAACATACTGACGCCTGAACTGACTATCGAAGCAATTTCAGCCTACAGGAAAGAGCGCCTGGATAAACTGCAGCGTGAATTTAAAAGGCTTGAATTCCCGCACATCTACAAAGTGGGAATCAGTTCAAGCGTAATGGAAATAAGAGATGTACTTATGAAAGTTCATAAAACCTGA